A region of Acidimicrobiia bacterium DNA encodes the following proteins:
- a CDS encoding glycogen debranching N-terminal domain-containing protein: MPTPWTSSVSASLGGDGAALTLVEGSAFCISAHSGDIVPGLAHGLFFRDTRFLSELRLRVNGAPPEPLSATTGDPFSGTFVLRDHPRPGRADSTLMVFRRRYVGRGMREDVVVQNFGEEPAFCSLELALGCDFADLFEVKEGRVEKVGDSHVRTTERSLEYSYRRGRFTRGTRVELSHPAQVSEDLAVYEVIVPPRAKWSVCVQVTPVIDEHEITPRYLCGRPVERSTPVERLEAWRRRLPVLTTAHDDFRALLARSTEDLAALRIFDPEFPDRAVVAAGAPWFMTLFGRDSLLTSWMAMLADSDLALGTLQTLARFQGTEVNPITEEEPGRILHEMRFGESAELSLGGGRVYYGTADATPLFVMLVGELERWGNKRAEVDALIPAADRALEWVTRFGDRDGDGYVEYQRTSDHGLANQGWKDSWDGVRFADGTLAEAPIALCEVQGYVYAALVARSHIATEHGDAALATSLRDRAAALKRSFNRDFWIDDRGWYAMGLDRDKRPIDALASNMGHCLWTGIVDEEKAPLVAKQLLSDACFSGWGIRTLASTMTGYNPISYHVGSVWPHDNAVCAAGLMRYGFVDEFHRVMEGQIAAGSHFGNRMPELFAGLDRDEVAFPVAYPTSCSPQAWAAASPLLFLRAMLRFEPDIRNAELHLAPAVPDWIGPLRLDDVPLMGGELCIETEGDRLDVLQVPDGLRIVSEPRRPTLEP; encoded by the coding sequence GTGCCGACGCCGTGGACCAGCAGCGTCAGCGCGTCGTTGGGGGGCGATGGTGCGGCGCTCACGCTCGTCGAGGGCTCCGCGTTCTGCATCTCCGCGCACAGCGGCGACATCGTGCCCGGGCTCGCGCACGGGCTGTTCTTCCGCGACACGCGCTTCCTCTCCGAGCTGCGCCTGCGGGTGAACGGCGCACCGCCCGAGCCGTTGTCGGCCACGACGGGCGACCCGTTCAGCGGGACGTTCGTGCTGCGCGACCATCCCCGGCCCGGCCGCGCCGACTCGACGCTCATGGTGTTCCGGCGCCGCTACGTGGGCCGCGGCATGCGCGAGGACGTCGTCGTGCAGAACTTCGGCGAGGAGCCCGCGTTCTGCTCGCTCGAGCTCGCGTTGGGATGCGACTTCGCCGACCTGTTCGAGGTGAAGGAGGGACGCGTCGAGAAGGTCGGCGATTCGCACGTCCGCACCACCGAACGGTCGCTCGAGTACTCGTACCGTCGCGGGCGCTTCACGCGCGGGACGCGCGTCGAGCTCTCGCACCCGGCCCAGGTGAGCGAGGACCTCGCCGTGTACGAGGTGATCGTGCCGCCGCGTGCCAAGTGGAGCGTCTGCGTGCAGGTGACGCCGGTCATCGACGAGCACGAGATCACGCCGCGCTACCTCTGCGGACGGCCCGTCGAGCGCTCGACACCGGTGGAGCGGCTCGAGGCGTGGCGGCGACGGCTGCCCGTCCTCACGACGGCGCACGACGACTTCCGCGCGCTCCTCGCCCGCTCCACCGAGGACCTCGCCGCGCTGCGCATCTTCGACCCGGAGTTCCCGGATCGCGCCGTCGTCGCGGCCGGCGCGCCGTGGTTCATGACGCTGTTCGGGCGCGACTCGCTCCTCACGTCGTGGATGGCGATGCTCGCCGACTCCGACCTCGCGCTCGGCACGTTGCAGACGCTCGCCCGCTTCCAGGGCACCGAGGTGAACCCGATCACGGAGGAGGAGCCCGGTCGGATCCTCCACGAGATGCGCTTCGGCGAGAGCGCGGAGCTCTCGCTCGGCGGTGGGCGCGTCTACTACGGGACGGCGGACGCCACGCCCCTGTTCGTCATGCTCGTCGGAGAGCTCGAACGGTGGGGCAACAAGCGCGCCGAGGTCGACGCGCTGATCCCCGCGGCGGATCGCGCGCTCGAGTGGGTCACACGCTTCGGCGACCGCGACGGCGACGGGTACGTCGAGTACCAGCGCACGAGCGACCACGGCCTGGCCAACCAGGGGTGGAAGGACTCGTGGGACGGGGTCCGCTTCGCGGACGGCACGCTCGCCGAGGCCCCCATCGCGCTCTGCGAGGTCCAGGGGTACGTGTACGCCGCGCTCGTCGCGCGCTCGCACATCGCGACGGAGCACGGTGACGCGGCGCTCGCGACGTCGTTGCGTGACCGCGCGGCCGCGCTGAAGCGGTCCTTCAACCGTGACTTCTGGATCGACGACCGCGGCTGGTACGCGATGGGCCTCGACCGCGACAAGCGGCCGATCGACGCGCTCGCGTCGAACATGGGTCACTGTCTGTGGACGGGCATCGTCGACGAGGAGAAGGCACCGCTCGTCGCGAAGCAGCTTCTCTCGGACGCGTGCTTCTCCGGTTGGGGGATCCGCACGCTCGCGTCGACGATGACGGGCTACAACCCGATCAGCTACCACGTCGGCAGCGTGTGGCCGCACGACAACGCGGTCTGCGCCGCGGGCCTGATGCGCTACGGGTTCGTCGACGAGTTCCACCGTGTGATGGAGGGACAGATCGCGGCGGGCTCGCACTTCGGGAACCGGATGCCCGAGCTGTTCGCGGGACTCGACCGCGACGAGGTCGCGTTCCCGGTGGCGTACCCGACGTCATGCTCGCCGCAGGCGTGGGCCGCGGCGAGCCCGTTGCTGTTCCTGCGCGCGATGCTGCGCTTCGAGCCTGACATCCGCAACGCGGAGCTCCATCTCGCCCCCGCCGTCCCCGACTGGATCGGTCCGCTGCGCCTCGACGACGTGCCGCTGATGGGGGGCGAGCTGTGCATCGAGACGGAGGGCGACCGGCTCGACGTCCTCCAGGTCCCCGACGGGCTGCGGATCGTGAGCGAGCCCCGCCGCCCGACGCTCGAGCCGTAG
- a CDS encoding glycosyltransferase family 4 protein, whose amino-acid sequence MRIAQIAPVWFTVPPRGYGGIELVVSLLADGLADRGHDVTLFASGGSQTKAELVSAMEEPPDAALLGNVWFDAYHALSSYLHTAEFDVVHDHSGIIGPALGALLGGTPPVVHTLHGPWSEPSRRYYALLHERVHLVAISAAQRADNPSIRYAGTVHNGIDLDEYPLLDEKDDFLVYIGRANPEKGPTVAIEVARRAALPLAMIVKRNEPFERAYWDEMVAPALNDEVEVYEHLSHEAKTDLLSRARAMVFPIQWPEPFGLVMVEAMACGTPVVACPAGAAVELVEEGVTGFLRDSIDDLAAAVGRVRECSPVACRERVARHFSAAAMVEGYEEIYRRIVGG is encoded by the coding sequence GTGCGCATCGCGCAGATCGCACCGGTCTGGTTCACCGTCCCGCCGCGCGGATACGGGGGCATCGAGCTCGTCGTCTCGCTCCTCGCCGACGGGCTCGCCGACCGCGGGCACGACGTCACGCTCTTCGCCTCGGGCGGCTCGCAGACGAAGGCCGAGCTCGTGTCCGCGATGGAGGAGCCCCCGGACGCCGCGCTTCTCGGGAACGTGTGGTTCGACGCATACCACGCGCTCTCGTCGTATCTGCACACAGCCGAGTTCGACGTCGTGCACGACCATTCCGGGATCATCGGCCCGGCGCTCGGCGCGCTCCTCGGCGGCACGCCACCCGTCGTGCACACCCTGCACGGCCCGTGGAGCGAGCCGTCGCGGCGCTACTACGCGTTGCTCCACGAGCGCGTGCACCTCGTCGCCATCAGCGCGGCGCAGCGGGCCGACAACCCGTCGATCCGGTACGCGGGCACGGTGCACAACGGGATCGATCTCGACGAGTACCCGTTGCTCGACGAGAAGGACGACTTCCTCGTCTACATCGGGCGCGCCAACCCCGAGAAGGGGCCGACCGTCGCGATCGAGGTCGCCCGGCGCGCCGCCCTGCCCCTCGCGATGATCGTGAAGCGCAACGAGCCGTTCGAGCGCGCGTACTGGGACGAGATGGTCGCGCCCGCGCTGAACGACGAGGTCGAGGTGTACGAGCACCTCAGCCACGAGGCGAAGACCGACCTGCTGTCGCGTGCCCGGGCGATGGTCTTCCCCATCCAGTGGCCCGAGCCGTTCGGGCTCGTGATGGTGGAGGCCATGGCGTGCGGCACGCCCGTGGTCGCGTGCCCGGCCGGCGCGGCCGTCGAGCTGGTCGAGGAGGGCGTGACGGGGTTCCTCCGCGACTCGATCGACGACCTCGCCGCCGCGGTCGGCCGGGTCCGGGAATGCTCACCCGTGGCGTGCCGCGAGCGGGTGGCCCGTCACTTCTCGGCCGCGGCGATGGTGGAGGGCTACGAGGAGATCTACCGCCGGATCGTCGGGGGCTGA
- the sufC gene encoding Fe-S cluster assembly ATPase SufC: protein MAPDPPLLAVDDLHVAVGDDEILRGVTLTVGEREVHALMGPNGSGKSTLANALLGNPAYAVTGGSIRFKGEDVTGLTTDERAARGMFLGFQHPEEIAGVSVLNFLRQALAVRKGIPDLSVLEVRMAVIEWTKRLGMDDRFTERYLNEGFSGGEKKRNEVLQMALMEPDLAVLDETDSGLDIDALRVVADGIREVRASRPALGILLITHYQRILRLLTPDVVHVLLDGRLVASGGPELAARLETEGFDAFRTLESTRG from the coding sequence ATGGCCCCCGACCCGCCGCTGCTCGCGGTCGACGACCTCCACGTCGCCGTCGGCGACGACGAGATCCTCCGCGGCGTCACGCTGACCGTCGGCGAGCGCGAGGTCCACGCGCTGATGGGCCCGAACGGGTCGGGCAAGTCGACCCTCGCCAACGCCCTGCTCGGCAACCCCGCGTACGCCGTCACGGGCGGGTCGATCCGGTTCAAGGGCGAGGACGTGACGGGCCTGACGACCGACGAGCGCGCCGCGCGCGGGATGTTCCTCGGCTTCCAGCACCCCGAGGAGATCGCCGGCGTCAGCGTGCTGAACTTCCTGCGCCAGGCGCTCGCCGTGCGCAAGGGGATCCCCGACCTGTCGGTGCTCGAGGTCCGCATGGCCGTCATCGAGTGGACCAAGCGACTCGGCATGGACGACCGCTTCACCGAGCGGTACCTGAACGAGGGCTTCTCGGGCGGCGAGAAGAAGCGCAACGAGGTCCTCCAGATGGCGCTCATGGAGCCGGACCTCGCCGTGCTCGACGAGACCGACTCCGGTCTCGACATCGACGCCCTCCGGGTCGTCGCGGACGGCATCCGGGAGGTGCGCGCGTCGCGGCCCGCGCTGGGCATCCTCCTGATCACGCACTACCAGCGGATCCTGCGGCTCCTCACGCCCGACGTCGTGCACGTCCTGCTCGACGGGCGCCTCGTCGCGTCCGGCGGTCCCGAGCTCGCCGCGCGCCTCGAGACCGAGGGGTTCGACGCGTTCCGCACGCTCGAGTCCACACGGGGCTGA
- the egtD gene encoding L-histidine N(alpha)-methyltransferase, which translates to MIRVDVHLDESDLRAALRGDVATGLRGSPKDLPPKWFYDDRGSELFDEITRLPEYYPTRAERSILVARAGEIADVAGVDTLVELGSGTSEKTRLLLDALASRGRLARFVPFDVSETTLRNAAAAIEKEYAPVDVHAVVGDFEHHMRELPRGGRRLVAFLGGTIGNLEPTKRAAFLADVAADLEPADSFLLGTDLVKDVARLEAAYDDSAGVTAAFNRNVLRVVNRALGADFVPERFEHVARFETGPEWIEMRLRSTVDQEVHVPDLELTATFAAGEEMRTEISAKFRKERVEQELAAAGLQLRRWWTDAAGDFALSLSSLA; encoded by the coding sequence ATGATCCGCGTCGACGTCCACCTCGACGAATCCGACCTGCGCGCGGCGTTGCGCGGCGACGTCGCCACCGGGCTGCGCGGGTCGCCGAAGGACCTGCCCCCGAAGTGGTTCTACGACGACCGGGGCTCGGAGCTCTTCGACGAGATCACTCGCCTGCCCGAGTACTACCCGACGCGGGCGGAGCGCTCGATCCTCGTCGCGCGCGCGGGCGAGATCGCGGACGTCGCGGGGGTCGACACGCTCGTGGAGCTCGGCTCGGGCACGTCCGAGAAGACGCGCCTGCTGCTCGACGCGCTCGCGTCGCGCGGTCGCCTGGCGCGCTTCGTCCCGTTCGACGTGAGCGAGACGACGCTGCGGAACGCGGCCGCGGCGATCGAGAAGGAGTACGCGCCCGTCGACGTCCACGCGGTCGTCGGCGACTTCGAGCACCACATGCGCGAGCTCCCGCGGGGGGGCCGCCGTCTCGTCGCCTTCCTGGGCGGCACGATCGGGAACCTCGAGCCGACGAAGCGCGCCGCCTTCCTCGCCGACGTCGCCGCCGACCTCGAGCCGGCCGACTCGTTCCTGCTCGGCACCGACCTCGTGAAGGACGTCGCGCGCCTCGAGGCCGCGTACGACGATTCCGCCGGCGTCACGGCGGCGTTCAACCGCAACGTCCTGCGCGTCGTCAACCGCGCACTCGGTGCCGACTTCGTACCCGAGCGGTTCGAGCACGTCGCGCGCTTCGAGACCGGTCCGGAGTGGATCGAGATGCGACTCCGGTCGACGGTCGACCAGGAGGTCCACGTCCCCGACCTCGAGCTCACCGCGACGTTCGCGGCGGGTGAGGAGATGCGCACCGAGATCAGCGCGAAGTTCCGCAAGGAACGGGTCGAGCAGGAGCTCGCCGCGGCCGGACTGCAGTTGCGACGCTGGTGGACGGACGCGGCGGGTGACTTCGCGCTCTCGCTGTCGTCGCTCGCGTGA